The genomic DNA AAAAAGGGGAGTGTTGTTGTCGAGTCCCACAAGGGCTGGCTACGGCTGCGATGGAGCTGGAGTGGGAAGCGATACACTCTCACTTTGGGATTGCCGGATGACAACACTAACCGGGCGATCGCCCAGCGGAAAGCTGAGATCATCCAGGCAGACATTAGGTTGGATCAGTTTGACGAGACGCTGGCAAAATACCGATCGCAACCTACCCAAGCGGAGCGACTGACAGCAGTTGCGCTGTTTGAGCAGTTCATCGAACATAAGCGGCGGCAGGTTGATCCAGTGACGCTAGCGAAATATGTGGGGCTGGTGGGGTATTTAAAGCAGTTTTTTAGAAATCAGTTTGCTGATCTGATTACAGAAGATCAAGCATTTCAGTTTCGCGATCGCCTGCTCAAGTCGATTCAGCCAGTGACGGCTGCTGAGCGACTGGGACTGCTCAGAGCGTGCTGGATATGGGGACAAAAGCGGCGATTGGTACAGGTCAATCCTTGGCTGGATGTGAAGATAAAAGTACCGCCAAAGCAGCGACCTCGCCCATTTAGCAAAACGGAGTGTGAAAAGATTCTGGATGGCTTCAAGAACGATCCGGTTTATAGTTACTACTCAGATTTTGCAGAGTTTCTACTATCGCTAGGTTGTCGGATTGGGGAAGCAGCAGGACTAAAGTGGGGACACTTAGCAGAAGACTGTAGCGCAATCTGGGTGGGAGAAACGTGGAGTAGAGGAAGACAGAAAACGACAAAGACAAATCGATCCAGAGCGTTTAAGCTGTCCCCTCGAATTCAGCAAATGCTGCTGGAGCGAAAACTGGAGGGAGTGGAGCTGACTGCTTATGTTTTCCCCGCTCCCAGAGGTGGGGCAATTGATGATCACAATTTTAGAAATCGTGCCTGGAAACCAATCCTGAAGCGGGTGGGAGTGGAATACAGGATGCCGCGCAATTCACGCCATTCTTTTATCTCGCAGGCGATCGCGGCGGGGCATAATCCGGCTGAAGTGGCGGAAATTGTGGGAAATAGCCCAAAGACATTGATGCAGAACTATTTGGGGGTGGCGGGGAAGGCTCAACTGCCTGAGCTGTGGGATTGAGCGAACACTTCTCGGATGTCGTCTCGTAACCGACAGTAGACCGTCAGCAGCGTTCGCATTCTATTCTCAATCTCAAGATCGCGAGTGCGCCTGGAGCCATAGTGGGCGCGGTACAGTTCGCCCGATCGCCCGATTAAATTCCCTGCGCCAAACAGATCCATCAAATACGATTCAACCCTCTCAAGTGGCTTTTCAAGCATTTGATACTCCGCTCGATCGAGCAACTTTACAATTTCGGGCTTGAAGTATGTGTCGCACTCCAGTTTGATGCGCTCTGCCTCGCTAATTCGAGGCTTCGGAGAAAAGCGAATCGGCTCATACGCCATGCAGATAAACTTACAGCCTTCACCTGAAGGTTGAACAAGGTAGTTGCCAGCTCTTATCCAGTCGGTCATTTGCGTTTCTTTTGTGACTGCTGGCTGAGAAGCTGTTTGCGGCGATTCTCGATCGCTCGCAGGTGAGCGGCTGGGTCATTGCGGTTGCGCTGCCAGTCTCGCAGCAGCTCCAGGTCGAAGACAACCTTACCTCCTTCGTCCCAGTAGTGAACTCCTTTTTCTAGTTCCAGCATTCGTCGATGCAATGTCCTGGTGGTGATTCCCAGTAATTTTGCTGCTTCCTGTTTACCTCCGGTTTCTGGCAGGGCTGCATCAAGCTTTTGCTCAAGCCGCTCTAGGACAGAGGTGAGCTTGAGTATGGCATCGGCAAGGGTGGGGTCACTCACGATCGTCTCCTTAAGCATCAATTCCGATACGTGCCTGGAAAGCTTTCAGCTCGGCTTCGATCTTGTCCAGCAACAATGCTCCTGCCTCTTCACTGATTGATTCATCAGAGCCAATCTGAGCAACTATATCTAGCAGTGCAAAGGCTCCAGCGTAGAAGGCTCGCCTCATTTCCTGCTTCTGGATGGGTGATGCGTCGATGGGCATCACGCTTCGCTCAAACTGTTGCCACTTCTGCCTAATGGTGAATTCCTTAGCCATTGCGATCGCCCTCCTCATCTCCAATCACAACTTGCACAGGAACACCTTTCATCACTGAGAGATGCTTAGCCAGCATCATGAGCAGGTTTAAAACCTCATCTGGACCCAAACCAATCCACTGCATCGGTTTAAAGAATCGAATGACGAGCGTATTGGTTGATGGATCATGAGCAATGCCCATCGGTGTCGAGCCTTCGTCTTCCCCTGAGACTCTCCCTCGTGGGTAGTCTCTGCCGAATCCTTTACCACTCATGCTCGATCGTCTCCTATAGCTTCATTTGCAAATCTGGATTTAAAGTCGGGGCAAGGAACTTGATGATCCTCTAGCCCCATCGGATAAATCGCGCACAGGAACCCATTTGGTAGGGCACAGCCCGAAACACACCGCAAGCATTTCGCCATTTGTGCGCGGCGCGGTTCCTCCCGCTCCCAAATTGCTTCCTGCTCTTGTCGCAGTTGTTCTAGCCGCTGCCGTCGCTCAATTCGCTCTGCCTCCTGCTGCACTCGTCGCAGCTCTAGTTCTATTTGCCGCGCGACTCTGCGGGATTGAACTGCGGCTGATCTGCCTGCTTCGATCGCTTCTCGATTCTGTTCAAAGATGGCAACGTAGCGATCACGCTCAAATAGCCACTGGGCATACTCTTCGGCGTTCTCTGCCAGGAATGCTTCAACCCGTTGCCTGGAGTAAAGCTGCATTGCGCTCCACTTCTCATGATGCGGATTGTCAGTACGGTGATCGGGTTCTCCCAGGCGAGCAAGCCAGCGATCGGACAGGAGATAGGTTCTGCGGAGTGTGGTTTTGGTGATGTAGCGATCCTGAGGACTCCAGGGGCAATCGTCGGGATGCCAGAGCAGCAC from Leptolyngbya ohadii IS1 includes the following:
- a CDS encoding helix-turn-helix domain-containing protein encodes the protein MSDPTLADAILKLTSVLERLEQKLDAALPETGGKQEAAKLLGITTRTLHRRMLELEKGVHYWDEGGKVVFDLELLRDWQRNRNDPAAHLRAIENRRKQLLSQQSQKKRK
- a CDS encoding site-specific integrase yields the protein MTEKRRSKKGSVVVESHKGWLRLRWSWSGKRYTLTLGLPDDNTNRAIAQRKAEIIQADIRLDQFDETLAKYRSQPTQAERLTAVALFEQFIEHKRRQVDPVTLAKYVGLVGYLKQFFRNQFADLITEDQAFQFRDRLLKSIQPVTAAERLGLLRACWIWGQKRRLVQVNPWLDVKIKVPPKQRPRPFSKTECEKILDGFKNDPVYSYYSDFAEFLLSLGCRIGEAAGLKWGHLAEDCSAIWVGETWSRGRQKTTKTNRSRAFKLSPRIQQMLLERKLEGVELTAYVFPAPRGGAIDDHNFRNRAWKPILKRVGVEYRMPRNSRHSFISQAIAAGHNPAEVAEIVGNSPKTLMQNYLGVAGKAQLPELWD